One Prevotella intermedia ATCC 25611 = DSM 20706 DNA window includes the following coding sequences:
- a CDS encoding DUF4465 domain-containing protein — MNTKLLLVSLSMALSAISMPVMAQGTPTEVNISDTKQTITVGDNGINFYDEGGPTGPTTPREGEVKRVSEITFVPENPAKKVMVNFTKMDIFLSSLGEKNSQFVKVYSGKEAKKDNLLKSFTRNQIGIVKSIADDGALTIVFENDYATAKPGWEATVSQFTPQQMTVSGFDVKQFSEGTVCADDKGQQILSFNIKATETLNPLTTISFKFKTNGTQAQIAHATLYSTRMSDAFSSGKKIGEVDVNSDEFEIATEATKLFEGDNWFWLTYDISEMAEDGKKVDAALVSATLSDGAHEVANGNPSGDRTIKNVVEFVQGNNTKKVNNKLTFKTKNANKYSTRYEASTEERTMTFLPTHAGKKIMINFSRFDIVYSKHENIGVRAKFAVYSGRDKSGQLLWKLDNADAAKVGPKKILRSTADDGALTVVFNPETYASAYTGDGFEAEVAEYESKPLAFKEAVVKQLSKDVAAAGATDLDIISFNVKAEGDKGALNLKGITLDLKASKKAISKITVLGKAETEEATSTAKAVATVTEFGANNTLDIQFTEPLALVEGDNWLRVRYDVKDDAEAESKLDAALTALDFGDKKQNIDNGDPEGERIIKHIVVLQKGENKTKTISDGGSVMFYDDGGADGDESKNFDGTITFAPASQGYGIKLVAKEWHVAGRSKMYIYYGGEKKDKADMEYGRTPELKELITKSPDGKITVNYKTTTYAGKGFAIEVSSVKLSELAVASVKTESVVAEKSMKGATDLAMMRVDVETAGDYGTIDVKNFTVTATEGAIVKNVKVYATGQEKVFSPVNLFGQTTTSPYEVKGNYTMNDRGTYHFWIAYDLSTTANEGDKASAALASITTNIKTETPAANVTATTTIEKGISGTLEVGADKEYKTIQKAVDALKTGIDGPVTISIQPGVYKENVLVPAIPGMSENNTLLITSSTGKSSDVKLHNNDFSLGYTGDKLAREYGVFTFDGATYTTLRGIEVTIDGSTKYPSVVHVRNMSRNVTVEDCYIHAKMSSNISDGITLVNMYSLSEPNKNNDHFTLKGSTLEGGRQGIKLGGTSTVALPKERGGKILNNIFKNNGTHAIYVTKEDDAQIIGNTIINTEADKNDFRAIDITANGQVKIEQNKINLKTKNYSGAISVRVIAADAAAPATIVNNSIINDSDNDSSYGLQIGGTETANVNIAHNTVVFRGKAKGSKPVQLSTDLSNIVVTQNIIQNEAGGYVYFLTGKNSPDAIKFLKNNLYTTGESFAIKTGTKYATFNDWKAVSNEADSYNEEVKFLDAEVLEPKEVGHLVNTVLLDYVTKDINNKQRNADHPTMGAYEFSEEVVIPKSVEGYPEVVNITDNSADVKIKADENGKAYILVKKEADAAPTVEEVEKDGISISISKDTEVVQTIKDLTKDETYIAYIVYEGTRGGKSKVEATKPFKVVKPTPIPEPVVTAENITIEAGQPANLTATVTSGTEPYTITWYNGKRQKVETNVVPTECDQFTVEVVDKNGKTASAVCDVIVKGEAVTATLENLFLDNESHWNGAKGNGYFLSGSYKFHNGAQPQYNFYYDCMYSNETATTYSGLQDQWRNIVGKGYDNSENYGISYPQKGTIDVMNKENGDNIRGFYVTNTAWVYDAVKKGDGMSDVAGGFQKGDYFKLIIKGKKADNTESQVEYYLADYRAENEADHYVLDTWQWVDLSSLGEVKSVSFGMEGTKKNNWGLTTPAYFAFDNFNGVRNEKAGAAVAAQGQTIDISSNFTPDGSKATMKYAIVELVPSTVKAKVSIDEATGELSIKGETSEEFEIVVSMTQAGKTQYVRIPVTFATGINVLAEGSNDAVISIQNGDIVVNGAASDYTVEVYSTSGMLVGKANGTANSAVRIPSTAKGLYIVKVVMGNQKITKSVLVK; from the coding sequence ATGAACACAAAACTACTATTGGTGTCGTTATCAATGGCGCTGTCGGCTATCTCTATGCCTGTAATGGCGCAGGGAACGCCTACGGAGGTCAATATTTCGGACACCAAACAAACGATTACTGTTGGCGACAATGGTATCAACTTCTATGATGAGGGTGGACCTACGGGGCCAACAACACCTCGAGAGGGCGAAGTTAAGCGAGTTAGCGAAATTACATTCGTGCCAGAAAACCCTGCTAAAAAGGTTATGGTTAATTTCACTAAAATGGACATCTTTCTCTCTTCTTTAGGAGAAAAGAACAGTCAATTCGTAAAGGTTTACAGCGGAAAAGAAGCAAAGAAGGATAACTTGCTGAAATCTTTTACAAGAAATCAAATTGGTATTGTTAAGTCTATTGCCGACGATGGTGCACTTACAATAGTATTCGAAAACGATTATGCGACGGCAAAACCAGGCTGGGAGGCTACTGTTTCTCAGTTTACACCGCAACAAATGACAGTAAGCGGCTTCGATGTGAAGCAGTTTAGCGAAGGAACAGTATGTGCCGACGATAAAGGACAGCAGATTCTCAGCTTTAATATTAAGGCTACAGAAACGCTGAATCCGCTTACAACTATAAGTTTTAAGTTTAAAACCAATGGCACACAGGCACAAATTGCTCATGCAACACTTTATTCTACAAGAATGTCAGATGCATTCTCGTCTGGCAAGAAGATAGGCGAAGTAGATGTAAATAGCGATGAATTTGAGATTGCCACAGAGGCTACAAAGCTCTTTGAAGGCGATAACTGGTTCTGGCTTACTTACGATATCAGCGAGATGGCTGAAGACGGGAAGAAAGTTGATGCGGCTCTTGTAAGTGCAACACTTAGCGATGGTGCACACGAAGTTGCAAACGGAAACCCAAGCGGCGACAGAACCATCAAGAATGTTGTAGAGTTTGTGCAAGGTAACAATACAAAGAAAGTAAATAATAAACTTACTTTCAAAACGAAGAATGCGAATAAATACTCTACTCGTTACGAGGCTTCAACAGAAGAACGTACAATGACTTTCTTGCCTACCCATGCAGGAAAGAAGATAATGATAAACTTCTCACGTTTCGACATTGTGTATTCTAAGCATGAGAACATAGGCGTTCGTGCTAAGTTTGCAGTTTATAGTGGTCGTGATAAAAGCGGACAGCTTCTTTGGAAACTTGACAATGCCGATGCTGCAAAGGTTGGTCCTAAGAAGATATTGCGTTCAACTGCCGACGATGGTGCATTGACAGTTGTCTTTAACCCTGAAACTTATGCATCGGCTTATACTGGTGATGGATTCGAGGCTGAAGTTGCAGAATACGAAAGTAAACCTCTTGCATTTAAGGAAGCTGTTGTAAAACAACTTTCTAAAGATGTTGCAGCAGCAGGTGCTACCGATTTGGACATTATCAGCTTCAACGTTAAGGCGGAAGGCGATAAGGGTGCGCTCAACTTAAAGGGCATTACACTCGACCTTAAGGCTTCTAAGAAAGCTATCAGCAAGATTACAGTGCTGGGCAAAGCCGAAACAGAAGAAGCTACAAGCACTGCCAAGGCAGTTGCTACCGTAACCGAATTTGGTGCGAACAATACACTCGACATTCAGTTTACCGAACCACTTGCGCTCGTAGAGGGCGACAACTGGTTGCGTGTACGCTACGATGTGAAAGACGATGCAGAGGCAGAAAGTAAGCTCGATGCTGCACTTACTGCACTCGACTTTGGCGATAAGAAGCAGAATATAGACAATGGCGACCCTGAAGGCGAACGCATTATAAAGCATATTGTTGTGCTTCAGAAGGGTGAGAATAAAACAAAGACAATCTCTGACGGCGGTTCTGTGATGTTCTACGACGACGGTGGTGCCGACGGAGATGAGTCTAAGAACTTCGACGGTACGATTACTTTTGCGCCTGCAAGCCAAGGTTATGGTATCAAACTTGTTGCCAAGGAATGGCATGTAGCTGGCAGAAGCAAGATGTATATCTATTATGGTGGCGAAAAGAAGGACAAGGCTGACATGGAATATGGCAGAACCCCTGAACTTAAGGAACTCATTACAAAGTCGCCAGACGGTAAAATCACTGTAAACTATAAGACTACAACTTATGCTGGCAAGGGTTTTGCAATCGAAGTAAGCAGCGTTAAACTATCTGAACTTGCCGTTGCTTCTGTTAAGACAGAAAGTGTTGTAGCCGAAAAGAGTATGAAGGGTGCTACCGACCTTGCTATGATGCGTGTCGATGTTGAGACTGCGGGCGACTACGGTACGATAGACGTTAAGAATTTCACCGTAACAGCGACCGAAGGAGCAATCGTTAAGAACGTAAAAGTTTATGCTACAGGTCAGGAGAAGGTATTTTCGCCAGTGAATCTCTTCGGTCAAACTACCACAAGTCCTTATGAAGTGAAGGGTAACTATACAATGAACGACCGTGGTACATACCACTTCTGGATTGCTTACGACCTTTCTACCACTGCAAACGAAGGCGACAAGGCTTCTGCCGCACTCGCTTCAATCACAACAAACATTAAGACTGAAACTCCTGCAGCTAACGTTACTGCTACTACAACCATCGAGAAAGGTATAAGCGGAACGTTGGAAGTTGGTGCAGATAAGGAGTATAAAACCATTCAGAAGGCTGTCGATGCATTGAAGACAGGCATCGACGGTCCTGTAACTATCAGCATTCAGCCAGGCGTTTATAAGGAGAATGTGCTTGTACCTGCTATTCCTGGTATGTCTGAAAACAACACATTGCTCATTACTTCATCTACTGGCAAGTCTTCTGACGTTAAGTTACACAACAATGACTTCAGTCTTGGCTACACTGGCGACAAGTTAGCAAGAGAGTATGGCGTATTCACTTTCGATGGTGCAACTTATACAACGCTTCGCGGTATTGAAGTAACAATCGATGGAAGTACGAAGTATCCATCAGTAGTACACGTTCGTAATATGAGCCGTAACGTAACTGTTGAAGACTGTTACATTCACGCCAAGATGAGTTCTAATATTTCTGATGGCATCACACTCGTAAATATGTATTCGCTTAGCGAGCCTAACAAGAACAACGACCACTTCACATTGAAGGGTTCAACCCTTGAAGGTGGACGACAAGGTATTAAGTTAGGTGGTACCTCTACGGTAGCATTGCCAAAAGAAAGAGGCGGTAAGATATTGAACAATATCTTCAAGAACAATGGCACACATGCTATTTATGTTACCAAAGAAGACGATGCGCAAATCATTGGCAACACCATTATCAATACAGAAGCCGACAAAAATGATTTCAGAGCGATTGATATAACTGCCAACGGACAGGTTAAGATAGAGCAGAACAAGATTAACTTGAAGACAAAGAATTATTCAGGTGCTATCAGTGTTCGTGTTATTGCAGCCGATGCAGCTGCTCCTGCAACGATTGTAAACAACTCTATCATCAACGATTCTGATAATGACAGCTCTTATGGCCTACAGATTGGTGGAACAGAAACTGCAAATGTAAACATTGCACACAACACCGTTGTCTTCCGTGGTAAGGCGAAAGGTAGCAAGCCTGTTCAGCTTTCAACTGATTTGAGCAACATTGTTGTTACTCAGAACATCATTCAGAACGAGGCAGGTGGCTACGTTTACTTCCTCACAGGCAAGAACTCACCCGATGCCATTAAGTTCTTGAAGAATAATCTCTATACAACGGGAGAATCGTTTGCCATAAAGACAGGAACCAAGTATGCGACCTTTAACGATTGGAAAGCCGTTTCTAACGAAGCAGACAGCTACAACGAGGAAGTTAAGTTCTTGGACGCAGAGGTGCTTGAGCCAAAAGAAGTTGGCCATTTGGTAAATACCGTATTGCTCGATTATGTTACAAAGGACATCAACAACAAGCAACGCAATGCCGACCACCCAACTATGGGTGCTTACGAATTCTCTGAAGAAGTAGTAATACCTAAGTCGGTAGAGGGCTATCCTGAAGTTGTGAACATTACCGACAACTCTGCTGATGTGAAAATAAAGGCTGACGAAAACGGTAAGGCTTATATCCTTGTGAAGAAAGAAGCTGACGCTGCTCCAACAGTAGAAGAAGTTGAGAAAGACGGTATCAGCATTTCTATCAGCAAAGACACTGAAGTTGTACAGACTATCAAGGACTTGACAAAGGACGAAACCTACATTGCATACATTGTTTACGAAGGTACACGTGGTGGCAAGAGCAAGGTTGAGGCTACCAAACCATTCAAGGTTGTGAAGCCAACACCAATACCAGAGCCTGTAGTTACTGCAGAAAACATTACGATAGAAGCAGGACAACCAGCTAATCTTACAGCAACCGTAACCAGTGGAACTGAACCTTACACCATAACGTGGTACAATGGCAAGCGTCAGAAAGTAGAAACCAACGTTGTTCCTACCGAGTGCGACCAGTTCACCGTAGAGGTTGTAGACAAGAATGGTAAGACTGCAAGTGCTGTTTGCGATGTTATTGTAAAGGGTGAGGCTGTAACTGCAACGCTCGAAAACCTTTTCTTGGATAATGAGAGCCATTGGAATGGTGCAAAAGGCAACGGTTACTTCCTCAGCGGTTCTTATAAATTCCATAACGGAGCACAGCCTCAGTATAACTTCTACTACGATTGTATGTATTCTAACGAGACTGCTACCACATACAGCGGTTTGCAAGACCAATGGCGCAACATCGTTGGCAAGGGCTACGACAACTCTGAAAACTATGGTATCTCTTATCCACAAAAGGGTACGATTGACGTAATGAACAAGGAAAACGGCGACAATATTCGTGGTTTCTACGTTACAAATACCGCTTGGGTATACGATGCTGTCAAGAAAGGCGATGGAATGTCAGACGTTGCTGGTGGTTTCCAAAAGGGCGACTACTTCAAGCTTATCATAAAGGGTAAGAAGGCTGACAATACAGAAAGTCAGGTAGAATACTACCTTGCCGACTATCGTGCAGAGAATGAAGCCGACCACTACGTTCTTGATACGTGGCAATGGGTAGACCTTAGCTCGTTGGGCGAAGTGAAATCAGTATCGTTCGGTATGGAAGGTACGAAGAAGAACAATTGGGGTCTTACTACACCAGCTTACTTTGCCTTCGATAACTTCAACGGCGTACGCAACGAAAAGGCAGGTGCAGCAGTAGCAGCACAAGGTCAAACCATCGACATCTCGTCTAACTTTACACCTGATGGCAGCAAGGCTACGATGAAATATGCTATCGTAGAACTCGTTCCAAGCACCGTTAAGGCAAAGGTTAGCATCGACGAAGCAACAGGTGAGCTCAGCATCAAGGGTGAAACCAGCGAGGAGTTCGAAATCGTTGTAAGTATGACACAGGCTGGTAAGACACAGTATGTGCGCATTCCTGTAACCTTCGCTACTGGCATTAACGTACTTGCCGAAGGTTCTAACGATGCTGTTATCAGTATTCAGAACGGCGACATCGTTGTGAACGGTGCAGCAAGCGACTACACCGTAGAGGTTTACTCTACATCGGGTATGTTGGTAGGCAAGGCGAACGGAACCGCTAACAGCGCAGTTCGCATACCAAGCACTGCCAAGGGCTTGTATATTGTCAAGGTTGTTATGGGCAACCAGAAGATTACAAAGAGCGTTCTTGTAAAGTAA
- a CDS encoding NAD-dependent epimerase/dehydratase family protein, with translation MNAILEQDVEQFALRFALKDELRGKTVAVTGATGLLGACMVRCLLALNRQQGLGLRVLAVVRNTAKAEAMFGKQDAALGFYTYDFSANEVFQPTEKIDFIVHFASPTASKYFVEYPVETMVTVFNGTKNLLDYARTNRTQSVLLASSLEVYGTITDDSTPLTEEAQGYLDPMAVRSSYPMAKRAAETLCHDYAKEYGTHTKVARLAQTFGAGVAQDDTRVFAQFARSIIKGEDIVMHTKGELCRSYCYTTDAIAAMLYILLRGKDGEAYNVANETTYISIKDMATFLAETFNPRVKVVVELKENMGYSPTTKLRLSTDKVRQLGWTPQYDLQEMFHRLIESLKQ, from the coding sequence ATGAATGCTATTCTCGAACAAGACGTAGAGCAATTCGCCCTTCGCTTCGCCTTAAAAGACGAACTGCGGGGAAAGACGGTTGCCGTAACAGGTGCGACAGGACTGCTCGGAGCGTGTATGGTGCGCTGTCTGTTGGCATTGAATCGCCAGCAGGGTCTTGGTCTACGTGTATTGGCAGTGGTCAGAAACACGGCAAAAGCCGAAGCAATGTTTGGCAAGCAAGATGCAGCATTAGGGTTTTATACTTACGACTTTTCGGCAAACGAGGTATTCCAACCTACCGAAAAGATAGATTTCATCGTACATTTTGCCAGTCCTACAGCTTCAAAATACTTTGTGGAATATCCTGTTGAAACGATGGTTACGGTATTTAACGGCACGAAAAACCTACTCGACTATGCACGCACGAACCGCACTCAATCGGTATTATTGGCATCGTCGTTGGAAGTTTACGGCACAATTACCGACGACAGCACGCCGCTTACCGAAGAAGCACAGGGCTATCTCGACCCAATGGCGGTGCGCAGCAGCTACCCAATGGCAAAGCGGGCTGCCGAAACGCTCTGCCACGACTACGCAAAGGAATACGGAACGCACACGAAAGTGGCACGCTTGGCACAGACTTTCGGTGCAGGAGTGGCACAAGACGACACCCGTGTGTTTGCGCAATTTGCCCGCAGCATTATCAAGGGCGAGGATATTGTGATGCACACAAAGGGCGAACTCTGCCGAAGCTATTGCTACACGACTGACGCCATCGCTGCTATGCTGTACATTCTTCTGCGTGGTAAAGACGGCGAAGCCTACAACGTGGCAAACGAAACCACTTATATTTCCATAAAGGATATGGCAACTTTCCTTGCCGAAACGTTCAATCCACGTGTGAAAGTTGTGGTAGAACTAAAAGAGAATATGGGCTATTCGCCTACAACAAAGCTGCGTTTGTCTACCGATAAGGTGCGACAGTTGGGCTGGACGCCCCAATACGACTTACAGGAAATGTTCCACCGCCTTATTGAATCGTTGAAGCAATAG
- a CDS encoding 2-C-methyl-D-erythritol 4-phosphate cytidylyltransferase, translating into MNIAVIFAGGSGLRMHTKSRPKQFLDLNGKPIIIYTLELFDNHPQIDAIVVSCIEEWIPFLEKMLRKFEINKVVKIVSGGATGQDSIYNGLCAAEAYAKDEAATVLIHDGVRPLITEETITDNINKVAECGSCITCAPATETFIVKQEDGSLEIPTRANSLIARAPQSFHLADILSAHRRAISEDRHDFIDSCTMMSHYGYKLGTIIGPMENIKITTPTDFFVFRAMVKVHEDQQIFGL; encoded by the coding sequence ATGAACATAGCCGTTATCTTTGCAGGTGGTTCGGGACTACGTATGCACACCAAGTCGCGCCCCAAACAGTTTCTCGACCTAAACGGAAAGCCCATTATCATCTACACGCTCGAACTCTTCGACAATCACCCACAGATTGACGCCATTGTAGTTTCGTGCATCGAAGAGTGGATTCCGTTCCTTGAAAAGATGCTCCGCAAGTTTGAGATAAACAAGGTTGTGAAGATTGTTTCGGGTGGAGCAACAGGGCAAGACTCCATTTACAATGGTCTGTGTGCAGCTGAAGCGTATGCAAAGGACGAGGCTGCGACAGTGCTTATTCACGACGGCGTGCGCCCATTGATAACCGAAGAAACCATAACAGACAATATAAACAAGGTGGCGGAATGCGGTTCTTGCATTACCTGTGCGCCTGCTACCGAAACGTTTATCGTAAAACAAGAAGACGGAAGCTTGGAAATTCCGACACGTGCCAACTCTCTGATAGCGCGCGCACCGCAAAGTTTCCACCTCGCCGACATTCTTTCAGCCCACCGCCGTGCGATAAGCGAAGACCGACACGACTTCATCGACTCGTGTACGATGATGAGCCACTACGGCTACAAGTTAGGAACGATTATCGGTCCAATGGAAAACATAAAGATAACCACCCCCACCGACTTCTTCGTATTCCGTGCAATGGTAAAGGTTCACGAAGACCAACAAATCTTTGGCTTATAG
- a CDS encoding phosphorylcholine transferase LicD produces MTKQFNTGETQETLRQDYNPDGSVLRRAQMRMLDMAIYLQETAKKIGIPLRLDGGNVLGALRHGGFIPWDDDIDMVVSQKDFKRLCDYLKAHPHPHYVLQDNSTDRGFYKEWACLRDLRTENRSHETSESENRRIHEAQKYRGLHVDIFPYEGNMIPWLQRFAAKLSVNVNLKMAGRYPRMAQTCYNVLHYGIFPAFRFIGKIFGNPELYMHSYGAWFYEQNPKRIMVPHKDIVFEGYTFEGPADAEELCRIAYGEFMNLPPRDKRDRHKVDVVFFDE; encoded by the coding sequence ATGACAAAGCAATTCAACACCGGCGAAACCCAAGAAACCCTCCGTCAGGACTACAACCCTGACGGTTCGGTACTGCGACGGGCACAGATGCGTATGCTCGATATGGCTATCTACTTGCAGGAAACAGCCAAGAAGATAGGCATTCCGCTAAGGTTAGACGGTGGAAATGTGCTCGGAGCGTTGCGCCACGGAGGCTTTATTCCGTGGGACGACGATATAGATATGGTGGTAAGCCAGAAGGATTTCAAACGCCTCTGCGACTATCTCAAGGCGCACCCCCACCCCCATTACGTGTTGCAAGACAACTCTACCGACCGTGGATTCTACAAGGAATGGGCTTGTCTGCGCGATTTAAGAACCGAAAACCGCAGCCACGAAACCTCCGAAAGCGAGAACCGACGTATCCACGAAGCGCAGAAATACCGAGGATTGCACGTCGATATATTCCCCTACGAGGGCAATATGATACCTTGGCTGCAACGTTTTGCAGCGAAACTATCGGTGAATGTGAACCTTAAAATGGCAGGGCGATACCCCCGAATGGCGCAAACGTGCTACAATGTGTTGCACTATGGCATATTCCCAGCATTTCGTTTCATCGGTAAAATCTTCGGCAATCCAGAATTGTATATGCACTCTTACGGTGCGTGGTTCTACGAACAGAACCCCAAGCGCATTATGGTGCCCCACAAAGACATCGTTTTCGAGGGCTACACGTTTGAAGGACCAGCCGATGCGGAGGAACTTTGCCGTATCGCTTACGGCGAGTTTATGAACCTTCCGCCACGCGACAAGCGCGACAGACACAAGGTTGATGTAGTGTTTTTCGACGAGTAG
- the rseP gene encoding RIP metalloprotease RseP has protein sequence MESVLIRLLQFIMAISLLVLLHEGGHMFFAKLFGVRVEKFFVFFDMAIGKWNGMLFKWKPKNDDTTYGMGWLPLGGYCKISGMIDESFDTEQMKKEPQPWEFRVKPAWQRLLIMIGGVLVNFLLALFIYSMIMFTWGETYFKVSDMSMGMQFNEQAKALGFKDKDVMLGTDKGAFREFANVNGDFFRQIAQSKYVEVLRNGKKTRIEMPGDLDMLSMIKERPFFAEPYIPARIDSVAANTPAMKAGIKAGDLLKSINGKAVETWADMNYQMGVLSDVAAVKNTHKDSLALRNVVLTVQRSGTSKIDTIRMQLNAELKMGVTQSTILSYYKPTQEKYSFFASFPAGVKYGVNILRGYVGNFKYLASADGAKSLGGFGAIGKMFPPYWDWYMFWNMTAFLSIILAFMNILPIPALDGGHVMFLLYEMITRRKPSEKFMIRAEYVGITILILLMVVANLNDVLRWLGVM, from the coding sequence ATGGAATCAGTTCTTATACGATTGCTCCAATTTATAATGGCAATCTCGCTGCTTGTCCTTCTCCATGAAGGCGGGCATATGTTCTTCGCAAAGCTATTTGGCGTTCGCGTAGAAAAGTTTTTTGTATTCTTTGATATGGCTATCGGCAAGTGGAACGGTATGCTGTTCAAGTGGAAACCCAAGAATGACGACACAACATACGGCATGGGGTGGCTCCCACTCGGCGGTTACTGCAAGATTTCAGGCATGATTGACGAGAGTTTCGACACGGAACAGATGAAGAAAGAACCACAACCGTGGGAGTTTAGAGTGAAACCAGCTTGGCAACGCTTACTCATTATGATTGGCGGTGTACTTGTAAACTTCCTCTTGGCACTGTTTATCTACTCTATGATAATGTTTACGTGGGGCGAAACCTACTTCAAGGTGTCGGATATGAGCATGGGTATGCAGTTCAACGAACAGGCAAAAGCTCTCGGTTTCAAGGATAAGGACGTTATGTTGGGCACCGACAAGGGGGCTTTCCGCGAGTTTGCCAACGTAAATGGCGACTTCTTCCGCCAGATTGCACAATCCAAATACGTGGAAGTGTTGCGCAATGGCAAGAAAACACGCATTGAAATGCCAGGCGATTTGGACATGCTTTCCATGATTAAGGAGCGTCCTTTCTTTGCCGAACCTTACATTCCAGCGCGCATCGACAGCGTTGCAGCCAACACACCTGCAATGAAAGCAGGCATAAAGGCAGGCGATTTGCTGAAATCCATCAATGGAAAGGCTGTTGAGACTTGGGCTGATATGAACTACCAGATGGGCGTTCTGAGCGATGTGGCAGCTGTAAAGAACACCCATAAAGACTCTTTGGCACTCCGCAACGTAGTGCTGACCGTGCAACGCAGTGGCACAAGCAAGATAGACACCATACGTATGCAGCTCAATGCTGAACTGAAGATGGGCGTAACACAAAGCACGATACTCTCATATTACAAGCCCACGCAAGAGAAATATTCGTTCTTCGCAAGTTTCCCAGCAGGTGTGAAGTATGGCGTGAACATTCTTCGTGGCTATGTAGGCAACTTCAAGTACCTTGCTTCTGCCGATGGCGCAAAGAGTTTGGGAGGCTTTGGCGCAATCGGAAAGATGTTCCCACCTTATTGGGACTGGTATATGTTCTGGAATATGACTGCTTTCCTGAGCATCATTCTTGCCTTTATGAACATTCTTCCTATCCCTGCACTCGACGGCGGACACGTTATGTTCCTGCTATACGAAATGATTACACGTCGCAAACCATCTGAAAAGTTTATGATTCGTGCCGAATATGTGGGCATCACCATACTTATTTTGCTGATGGTTGTAGCCAACCTGAACGACGTTTTACGGTGGTTGGGCGTAATGTAG